In Prunus dulcis chromosome 2, ALMONDv2, whole genome shotgun sequence, a single genomic region encodes these proteins:
- the LOC117617406 gene encoding cation/H(+) antiporter 15-like, protein MTVFMRGDFWHAETPTNRSLPSLNSQLVIVMLVTRILMVAFKPLHQPRIVADILGGVLVGPSVIGGMSFARAYIAPFHNFLTIETIASLGLLYYMFMVGLELDFKPVKRAGKKALSIALAGLIVTVPLGAALHYFLLGDDSRWKYKGKRPTRYGPMVWGITLATTSFLDLARILADLKLLHSEVGRLALSAAVIAELCSWFLLVVTMSVMTAAGWRGFATTVAFVVVCVFVLRPALLWAIRCKVIENKKNNNNDMDLNVCFVLFGVVIFGFITQTCGSHFIVGPFVLGAIMPKKGEMKKMVMQRIQNYVYLLMMPLFFLFVGLRTDFRHVVYEDVENQVPYGAAHACRVMVVIVLSSASKIFTTFLVALIHKIQPWDSFTLGILMNTKGLLGLIILNSAKDLQVLDHRTFAVMMSAIWLMTVPVGPFLALGYKTTRASAQYKIRNIQSLEPDTELRILTYTHTSINVSGIVDLLEASNPSRQSWIYVFAVQLVELTGQASAMLIVHDACKANTNHTWANTEAQPESFTSRNAFESYAKGRANVYVQALTTVSAYNTMHEDICNLAEEKCINLIIIPFHMQANIDGAMEDTNPSLKGINSNVIEKAPCSVAVFVDRGLSMSHMTESYKDASQAYRHFAMFFIGGADDREALTYAWRMAGNPRVNLKVVRFIVTPNNNEGNNNKETDPKVMEDSGREKQIDELYVDEFRLKSKHNPNIQFLEESVNSWEQILNLIRELEGEYDLYIVGRRHGSTSLAKAFSDHYLSQTDDQLGPLGEALLTSNFAINASILVVQQGAAVDEPEDENVSVI, encoded by the exons ATGACAGTTTTCATGAGAGGAGATTTTTGGCATGCCGAAACCCCCACCAACAGATCTCTCCCATCGCTCAACAGCCAATTGGTCATCGTCATGCTCGTCACTCGCATTCTCATGGTTGCCTTCAAGCCCCTGCACCAGCCTCGTATTGTCGCTGATATTCTT gGTGGCGTGCTAGTGGGTCCATCTGTTATCGGTGGTATGAGCTTTGCTCGCGCGTACATAGCTCCTTTCCACAACTTCTTGACAATAGAAACAATTGCAAGCTTGGGCCTCCTTTACTACATGTTCATGGTGGGTTTAGAGCTTGATTTCAAACCAGTAAAACGTGCTGGGAAGAAGGCTCTGAGCATTGCCCTCGCGGGCCTCATAGTCACTGTCCCCCTCGGCGCGGCTCTTCATTACTTTCTTCTTGGCGACGACTCTCGCTGGAAGTACAAGGGCAAAAGGCCCACCAGGTACGGGCCCATGGTCTGGGGCATTACCCTCGCCACCACCAGCTTCCTCGACCTAGCTCGAATCCTCGCCGACCTCAAACTCCTCCATTCTGAGGTCGGTCGGCTTGCCCTATCCGCCGCCGTCATTGCCGAGTTATGCTCATGGTTTCTTCTTGTCGTGACCATGTCGGTAATGACTGCGGCCGGGTGGCGCGGGTTTGCGACCACCGTGGCCTTCGTCGTTGTCTGTGTTTTTGTTCTTCGGCCTGCTCTCTTGTGGGCAATCCGCTGCAAAGTTATCgagaacaaaaagaataataataacgACATGGACCTCAACGTGTGCTTTGTCCTGTTCGGTGTCGTGATATTCGGGTTCATAACGCAAACATGTGGGTCCCACTTCATCGTCGGGCCTTTCGTGTTGGGAGCCATCATGCCCAAGAAGggagagatgaagaagatggtgATGCAGAGGATCCAAAACTATGTGTATCTGCTCATGATGccccttttcttcttgttcgtCGGGCTAAGGACCGATTTCAGACATGTTGTTTATGAGGACGTTGAGAACCAAGTGCCCTACGGTGCAGCTCACGCGTGCCGTGTCATGGTGGTTATCGTTCTGTCTTCCGCTTCAAAGATTTTCACCACCTTTCTTGTCGCCTTAATCCACAAAATTCAACCTTGGGACAGTTTTACTCTTGGTATACTCATGAACACTAAAGGATTATTGGGACTTATCATTCTCAACTCTGCTAAGGACCTACAA GTCTTGGACCACCGAACGTTTGCAGTAATGATGAGTGCAATTTGGCTAATGACGGTTCCGGTTGGACCCTTCCTCGCCCTGGGTTACAAGACCACAAGGGCTTCCGCACAATACAAAATCAGGAACATACAAAGCTTAGAACCTGATACCGAGCTTCGAATCCTCACGTATACCCACACCTCCATTAACGTCTCCGGCATTGTAGACCTCCTCGAGGCTTCAAATCCATCCCGACAATCCTGGATCTACGTCTTCGCCGTCCAACTCGTGGAGCTCACCGGCCAAGCTTCGGCCATGCTCATCGTGCACGACGCTTGCAAAGCTAACACGAATCATACCTGGGCCAACACCGAGGCACAACCTGAGTCATTCACCTCTAGAAATGCCTTTGAAAGCTACGCCAAGGGAAGAGCAAACGTTTATGTCCAAGCACTCACGACCGTTTCAGCTTACAACACCATGCACGAGGACATATGCAATCTGGCCGAGGAGAAGTGCATCAACCTCATAATCATCCCGTTCCACATGCAAGCTAATATAGATGGCGCCATGGAGGATACCAACCCTAGTTTGAAGGGCATCAACAGTAACGTGATCGAAAAGGCCCCGTGCTCCGTGGCGGTTTTTGTCGACCGCGGGCTTAGTATGTCCCATATGACCGAATCCTACAAGGACGCCTCCCAGGCCTACCGCCACTTCGCCATGTTCTTCATCGGAGGGGCAGATGACCGCGAGGCGTTAACGTATGCATGGAGGATGGCAGGAAATCCGAGGGTTAACTTAAAGGTTGTACGGTTTATCGTTACCCCAAATAACAACGAAGGCAACAACAATAAGGAAACTGATCCAAAGGTAATGGAAGACAGTGGGAGGGAGAAGCAAATAGACGAGTTGTACGTGGACGAGTTTAGGCTGAAGTCCAAGCACAACCCCAACATACAATTCTTGGAGGAGTCTGTGAATAGCTGGGAACAAATTCTGAATCTCATAAGGGAGTTGGAGGGTGAATATGACTTGTACATAGTGGGAAGACGGCATGGAAGCACATCACTGGCGAAGGCATTTTCGGATCATTATTTGAGCCAGACTGACGATCAACTGGGACCTCTCGGGGAAGCATTATTGACTTCAAATTTTGCAATTAACGCATCCATTCTTGTAGTGCAGCAGGGGGCCGCTGTGGATGAACCAGAGGATGAAAACGTTTCGGTTATATGA
- the LOC117617404 gene encoding uncharacterized protein LOC117617404, giving the protein MQTNDCKDSDDKALSPCAFQEPMVAPKHMQDGSVAVTEQLETIDLSDDPVVQRPISISIHLTKEEKEVLVPLLKEFRDVFAWSYEEMPGLDPNLVSHTLNIELGTRPVVQPRRNFHPEVEKQIKVEIEKLLAAGFIKPIKHPTWLANIIPVKKKTGVIRVCTDYRDLNRACPKDEFPLPNMDILIDSTSGQGMLSFMDGFSGYNQIKMSPKDAEKTAFRTPYGNFYYTVMPFGLKNAGATYQRAMTAVFHDMMGKEVEDYVDDLVVKSKTRLGHQEVLRKGLERCRLYGLKMNPKKCAFGVSSGKFLGFQVHQRGIDVDPEKTRALKSLSPPKNPKELKSFMGRLSYIRRFIPGLAAMMSIFTPLLKKGQSYIWSKECHETYQQVQQLIARLPTMRAPIPGLPLKLYLAATNTAVGALLAQDSHEGEESPIYYVSRQLKGAETRYPKIELLCLALVYAAQRLRHYFLAHKLQLVVKSAPVRYLLTRPVLSGRLARWLLQLSEFDIVCTSPKAIRGQAVIDMLALFPEVEESTLSKEILGELPEVVATVVEEASWTLYFDGSSTTNGGGAGVVIINPERQATALSFKLDFPCTNNVAEYEAFIMGLSTAREMGAERVKVIGDSNLVLSQLQGSFAVKEATLALYRTAAERLINSFKQVVMEHIPGVTNRYADALATLGSKLSYVQEQPNITVVRRETPVVEAMVQEELLEEDDWRKPLRKEFSGESSIKDLKDYVLIFGELYRRLPGGVLTRCVGMVEARRRLQEVHEATCSLEPVTSLYRRLQRKGYYWPEMRKQAADVQANCPKCSTVPTTEEAFTVSLAEDWRAPYLAFFVEGALPTDSKLAYKLKKTVKRYFMDGATLYRKGFNGEPLRCLERSEAHQVMQEIHAGECGEHQGMKRLYRQLLSFGYYWPTMKKDAHDFVKKCHTCQVHANLSHKPPTLLQDMRTPWPFHTWGLDLIGTIHPPSDGYIWILTATEDFTKWVEAIPLRKATGAAVSNFIREYIVCRFGIPYKMVTDNGTPFVNKQVSSTLNGYGIKHRRSTPYYPQGNGQAEATNKTILRILSKMVYEYKGNWSIHLPDALWAYRTSPTGATGFSPYSLVYGSDAISPVEITIPTARVSAVNDLEWDAKSCSDWRVLDLEAVDERRMEAERKMALYHRTTAQAYNRTVKPQAFKQGDLVLKVVEHVKRQISGPSKFAPQWEGPFAVKEVHSSGYYHLISVKEGTLTDPINGKWLKPYYC; this is encoded by the coding sequence ATGCAAACCAACGACTGCAAAGATTCAGATGACAAGGCACTTTCACCTTGTGCCTTCCAGGAGCCAATGGTTGCTCCCAAGCACATGCAAGATGGCTCAGTGGCAGTAACTGAGCAATTGGAGACAATTGACTTAAGTGATGATCCTGTCGTCCAAAGACCCATTTCCATCAGCATCCATTTAACAAAGGAGGAGAAGGAAGTTTTGGTGCCTTTGTTAAAGGAATTTCGAGATGTGTTCGCTTGGAGCTACGAAGAAATGCCCGGCCTTGATCCAAATTTGGTGAGTCACACGTTGAATATTGAGCTGGGTACCAGACCCGTCGTACAGCCCAGAAGGAATTTTCATCCTGAGGTTGAAAAGCAAATCAAGGTGGAAATCGAAAAACTGTTAGCTGCTGGATTCATCAAGCCCATCAAGCACCCCACGTGGCTCGCAAATATCATTCCCGTGAAAAAGAAGACCGGGGTCATTAGAGTATGTACAGACTACCGAGACCTCAATCGAGCTTGCCCAAAAGATGAGTTTCCGCTGCCCAACATGGATATATTGATCGATTCAACCTCGGGTCAAGGCATGCTGTCCTTTATGGATGGATTCAGTGGATACAATCAGATCAAAATGTCGCCCAAGGATGCTGAAAAGACGGCCTTTCGAACGCCGTATGGGAATTTCTATTACACGGTCATGCCATTTGGTCTCAAAAATGCGGGTGCCACCTACCAAAGAGCCATGACGGCAGTGTTTCATGATATGATGGGAAAAGAGGTGGAAGACTACGTGGATGACCTTGTGGTGAAATCTAAAACCAGACTGGGACATCAGGAGGTTTTAAGGAAGGGGCTGGAAAGGTGCCGGCTATACGGGCTGAAAATGAATCCGAAGAAGTGTGCGTTCGGAGTATCATCCGGTAAATTCTTGGGGTTTCAGGTACACCAACGCGGCATAGATGTGGATCCCGAAAAGACTAGGGCCCTAAAATCCTTGTCGCCACCAAAGAACCcgaaggaattgaaaagtttCATGGGGAGGCTGTCGTACATTCGACGCTTTATTCCAGGGCTTGCTGCTATGATGAGCATCTTCACCCCTTTACTCAAAAAAGGCCAATCGTACATATGGAGCAAGGAATGCCATGAGACTTACCAGCAAGTGCAGCAACTGATAGCCAGGCTACCCACGATGAGGGCACCTATCCCGGGACTTCCACTCAAGCTTTACTTAGCCGCGACAAATACCGCGGTTGGAGCTTTGCTTGCCCAGGATAGTCATGAGGGGGAAGAAAGCCCCATTTACTATGTAAGCAGACAATTGAAGGGAGCTGAGACAAGGTACCCGAAGATAGAACTATTATGCCTTGCTCTTGTTTATGCTGCGCAGCGATTGCGACATTACTTTCTTGCTCACAAGCTGCAGCTTGTAGTAAAATCCGCCCCTGTGAGATACTTGCTCACAAGACCAGTGCTATCAGGACGCCTTGCACGCTGGTTGCTGCAATTATCTGAGTTCGATATTGTGTGTACGTCCCCGAAGGCTATTAGGGGACAGGCTGTAATTGATATGTTAGCCCTATTCCCCGAAGTAGAGGAGTCTACTCTGTCCAAAGAAATATTAGGAGAACTGCCGGAAGTAGTTGCCACTGTTGTAGAAGAAGCGTCATGGACCCTCTACTTTGATGGATCCTCTACAACCAACGGTGGAGGAGCAGGTGTAGTGATTATCAATCCTGAAAGGCAGGCCACAGCTCTCTCATTCAAACTAGATTTCCCATGCACAAATAATGTCGCGGAATATGAAGCTTTTATCATGGGATTGTCTACGGCAAGGGAAATGGGTGCAGAAAGAGTGAAGGTCATTGGAGATTCAAATCTGGTATTGAGCCAATTGCAAGGGAGCTTTGCTGTGAAAGAAGCAACTTTGGCACTCTATCGTACAGCTGCTGAAAGGCTCATTAATTCCTTTAAGCAGGTGGTGATGGAACACATTCCGGGAGTCACTAATAGGTATGCAGATGCTTTGGCTACACTGGGATCAAAACTCTCATATGTGCAGGAGCAACCTAATATTACTGTGGTAAGGAGAGAGACGCCAGTAGTAGAGGCAATGGTCCAGGAGGAGCTGCTGGAAGAAGATGACTGGAGAAAGCCGTTAAGAAAAGAATTCAGTGGAGAAAGCAGCATTAAGGACTTGAAAGACTATGTGCTCATCTTTGGGGAACTCTATAGACGCCTCCCAGGCGGTGTTTTGACTAGATGCGTGGGAATGGTAGAAGCAAGAAGAAGGTTGCAAGAGGTACACGAGGCCACCTGCAGTTTGGAACCAGTAACCAGTCTGTATCGGCGCCTGCAGCGTAAGGGTTATTATTGGCCAGAAATGCGGAAACAGGCAGCCGATGTTCAGGCTAATTGTCCCAAATGTTCCACGGTACCCACTACCGAGGAGGCTTTTACTGTGTCACTGGCGGAAGATTGGAGGGCCCCATATCTAGCATTTTTCGTTGAAGGAGCTCTGCCAACCGATTCCAAGCTCGCTTATAAGCTCAAGAAGACGGTAAAAAGATATTTCATGGATGGAGCGACTCTTTACAGGAAGGGATTTAATGGTGAACCACTACGATGCTTGGAAAGGTCGGAGGCTCATCAAGTCATGCAGGAGATACATGCTGGAGAATGTGGAGAACATCAAGGGATGAAGAGGCTTTATCGGCAGCTGCTGAGTTTCGGATACTATTGGCCTACTATGAAGAAAGATGCACATGACTTTGTTAAGAAATGCCACACATGCCAGGTCCATGCTAATTTAAGCCATAAACCTCCAACACTGTTACAGGATATGCGCACCCCTTGGCCTTTTCATACATGggggcttgatttgattgggaCAATCCATCCTCCTTCCGACGGTTACATATGGATTCTTACAGCTACAGAAGATTTCACGAAGTGGGTTGAGGCAATTCCTCTTCGAAAAGCCACAGGGGCTGCTGTCTCGAATTTCATTCGAGAATACATCGTGTGCAGATTTGGAATTCCATACAAGATGGTTACCGATAATGGCACGCCTTTTGTCAACAAACAGGTAAGCTCAACACTCAATGGTTACGGTATCAAGCATCGTCGCTCCACACCTTACTACCCACAAGGAAACGGTCAAGCAGAGGCTACCAACAAGACAATACTGAGAATTCTGAGCAAGATGGTATATGAGTATAAGGGGAATTGGAGCATCCATCTGCCGGACGCTTTGTGGGCTTACCGTACCTCACCAACGGGTGCTACCGGTTTTTCGCCTTACTCACTCGTATATGGGTCTGATGCCATCTCACCTGTGGAAATCACCATCCCCACGGCTAGAGTGTCGGCTGTCAATGATCTTGAATGGGATGCAAAATCATGCTCGGATTGGCGTGTGTTAGACCTCGAAGCAGTGGATGAAAGGAGGATGGAAGCTGAAAGAAAAATGGCGCTTTATCACAGGACTACTGCCCAAGCATACAACAGGACCGTTAAGCCTCAAGCTTTCAAGCAAGGAGATCTCGTGCTAAAAGTTGTCGAGCATGTGAAAAGACAGATATCGGGACCTTCCAAGTTTGCCCCGCAATGGGAGGGTCCATTCGCAGTCAAAGAAGTACACAGCAGTGGCTATTATCACTTGATCTCTGTCAAGGAAGGCACGCTAACGGATCccatcaatggaaaatggcTCAAGCCCTACTATTGCTAA